CCAGCGGAGCAGGGTGGGCGCGTGTGGCAGCATGCGCAGCAGTTCGGTCAGCCCATCGCGCCAGGTCATGAGCTCGGGGGCCTTGCCAACCGGCATCTCATAGCGCGTCAGGTTTCTGATCCCCTTGGTGAATGCTCTTACCAGGCGGCTATCTTCGGGGGCCTTGCGCAGGAGTTCATCCTCCAACGCGTCGACATCGGTGAAAAGGACGAGCTGGTTTCCTTCGGTGTCTTCTACGCGGAAGAGCTCGGAGAAGTCAACGAACTGTATCTGGCTAAGGTCGACGACTTCGTTCCACAGCTGGTAGAGGGGACTTGCTGGACTCGACCCAACGAGCCAATGCACGCAATTGTCGATGATGTAGTCGGCCCTGTTCCAGGCAGTGCACAGCCCCCCCGGGGCCTTGTTCATCTCAAAGATGGTGCAGTCGTAGCCGCTGCGCTGCAGGTAGATGCCTGCGCTCAAGCCGGCAATGCCGCCGCCGATGATGGCCACTCGCTTTGCCATGAGGTCCTTCCAAGACAGAGTGCGCAGCACGGATGAGGAATTGGCGGGTTGCACGCAAATTGGAGGCGGTTCGGCGTGGTCATGCTCCCGCCAAGGGGACTCTCAAAAATGTTCAACCCAGAAGCGAGCCTGGATGCGGACCGTCCTAGAGCAAATCGCTCAGAGTTCGATTCCTCGGCGCGAAGCAACTCCGCGGTCGTAGTAGTGCTTGAGGCAGCGCATCTCTGTGACCAAATCGGCGGCGTCGAGAATCGCCTGCGGTGCATTACGGCCAGTGAGGATCAACTCCACGTGGGACGGCTTTGCCGCGATGAGGGCCAGCACGTCGCCCACGGCAATGAGCCCGAAATCGAGGGCCACATTGACCTCGTCGAGGACCACGAGATCGAACTGGCCCGAGCTCACCGACTGTCGGGCCAGGCGGAGGGCCTCGCCGGCTAAGCGTACGTCCTCCGGGTCAGGATTGTCCCTGTCGACGAAGCTCGCTCTGCCCATCTGGGTGATCGTCACCAGCCCGCCAAGGCGCCGTGCCGCGGCTATCTCTCCGTAGCGAATGTCACCTTTCATGAACTGGATGACGTGGCTGCGCAAGCCATGTCCTGCCGCGCGGAAGACCAGCCCCATGGCGGCAGTGGTCTTCCCCTTACCGTCGCCTGTGTAGACCTGCACGTAACCCTGTAAGAGCCGAGCGGGCGCCACAGTCGTCTACTTCAGCTTCTTGATCTCTGCTATCATCAAAGGCACGACCCTAAAGAGGTCGCCCACCACACCATAATCGGCAACCTTGAAGATGTTGGCCTCGGGGTCCTTGTTGATGGCGACGATGCATTTTGAAGAAGACATGCCGGCCAAGTGCTGCGTGGCGCCAGAGATGCCGCAGGCGATGTAGAGATTCGGAGAGATGGTCTTGCCGGTCTGTCCAACTTGATGCTGGTGGTCCATCCAGCCGGCGTCCACTGCCGAGCGGGACGCGCCCACTGCGCCACCCAACAGTTTCGCCAGCTCCTCGAGTATGGCAAAGTTCTCCGGGCCCTTCATACCGCGGCCGCCGGACACGACAATGTCCGCCTCGGAGACGTCGGGCATTTCGCCCGTGGAATAGACGGTCTCGCGAACGGTGACTTTGCGCGACGCCGCACCCAGTTCAGCACTGATGCCGGTCACCTCAGGCTGACGATTGCTCTGCGCAGCTGGCACAGCGAAGGTGTTGGGCCGCACGGTGACGATGGGTGAAGGGCCGGACAACCCCACCTTGGCGCGCAGCTTGCCGGCGTACACCGGCCTCACCACGCTGATCTGTCCATCATTGACCTCAAGCCCGATACAGTCGGTGGCTAAGGCCGAGCGCAGTCTCGCTGCAAGGCGCGCGGAGAGGTCTTTGCCAAGAGCCGTGGCCGCCATGAGTATGAGCCCGGGAGAACTCTGCTTGACCACCGCCTGGAGCGCGTCGGCATAGCGGCAGGGTTCAAACTGCTGGTACTCGACCCCTTCCACTTTGTACACACGCGACACGCCCACTTCATCCAAGCACTGCATGGCCTGTTGGTCGGCGTTACCGACCACAGCCGCCGCCACGGTGCACTTGAGTTGCGCAGCAACCTGCGTTGCCGCACCGATTGCCTCCAGCGAGGACCGTCGAATCACTCCATCTTTGAACTCAACCCAGACAAGAACCTCAGATGCCATCTATCGTCCTCCGATTGCTTTCCACGACGTCAGAACACTTTGGCTTCTTCTCTCAGCAAACGGACTAGCTCAACCGCCGTCGTCTCGGGTTCGCCTTGGAGGATCTTGCCTTTGCCACGGGCCGGCGGCAACTCCAGATGCTGCACCTTGTACGAGGGACGCAGCTCCTCGGCAGAGATTCCGAGGGACGAAGGGGTGACGACTGGGATCTCCTTCTTCTTGGCGAGCATCAAGCCGCGCAGCGCCGGGTAGCGGGGCTCATTGAGGCCCTTCTGTGCGGTGATGACCGCCGGCAGCTGGACCTCCACTGTCTGCGTGCCGCCGTCGACTTCCTTGCGGCAGATGGCCTTGCCATCGGCAAGCTCTAACTTGGTAACGACCGCCACGTGGGGCAAGTCGAGGAGCTCCGCCACGAAGGTCCCCACTGCTGCCAGGTCGTCATCGATGGCCTGTTTGCCGCACAACACGAGGTCAAACGGGGATTGC
This Calditrichota bacterium DNA region includes the following protein-coding sequences:
- a CDS encoding NAD(P)-binding protein, whose amino-acid sequence is MAKRVAIIGGGIAGLSAGIYLQRSGYDCTIFEMNKAPGGLCTAWNRADYIIDNCVHWLVGSSPASPLYQLWNEVVDLSQIQFVDFSELFRVEDTEGNQLVLFTDVDALEDELLRKAPEDSRLVRAFTKGIRNLTRYEMPVGKAPELMTWRDGLTELLRMLPHAPTLLRW
- the cobO gene encoding cob(I)yrinic acid a,c-diamide adenosyltransferase, which encodes MAPARLLQGYVQVYTGDGKGKTTAAMGLVFRAAGHGLRSHVIQFMKGDIRYGEIAAARRLGGLVTITQMGRASFVDRDNPDPEDVRLAGEALRLARQSVSSGQFDLVVLDEVNVALDFGLIAVGDVLALIAAKPSHVELILTGRNAPQAILDAADLVTEMRCLKHYYDRGVASRRGIEL
- a CDS encoding electron transfer flavoprotein subunit alpha/FixB family protein, translated to MASEVLVWVEFKDGVIRRSSLEAIGAATQVAAQLKCTVAAAVVGNADQQAMQCLDEVGVSRVYKVEGVEYQQFEPCRYADALQAVVKQSSPGLILMAATALGKDLSARLAARLRSALATDCIGLEVNDGQISVVRPVYAGKLRAKVGLSGPSPIVTVRPNTFAVPAAQSNRQPEVTGISAELGAASRKVTVRETVYSTGEMPDVSEADIVVSGGRGMKGPENFAILEELAKLLGGAVGASRSAVDAGWMDHQHQVGQTGKTISPNLYIACGISGATQHLAGMSSSKCIVAINKDPEANIFKVADYGVVGDLFRVVPLMIAEIKKLK
- a CDS encoding electron transfer flavoprotein subunit beta/FixA family protein; translation: MNIVVLVKQVPDTEAAVRPDSSAPARIVESGIKFIVNPYDEFAVEEAIRIKEAKGGHVLVVTIGPPRADEALRTCIAMGADDALRIDDSQLPDLDALGRARLLSKAIAQSPFDLVLCGKQAIDDDLAAVGTFVAELLDLPHVAVVTKLELADGKAICRKEVDGGTQTVEVQLPAVITAQKGLNEPRYPALRGLMLAKKKEIPVVTPSSLGISAEELRPSYKVQHLELPPARGKGKILQGEPETTAVELVRLLREEAKVF